One Clostridium estertheticum DNA segment encodes these proteins:
- a CDS encoding phosphoenolpyruvate carboxykinase, giving the protein MKKEFSLSNDNVLINFTAKYCNSPEKLLESNGFKRVFNAYLKKIKKKNSNIYKYLIQNAHTENEDLDVFVIHLFKLLSVLNVNEIINLNTKYSSLINSKDTFIDFIEDFYSFWRKLERYTVIQNNKINEGLEKTSFIEANNDFSMLILNLYRKIEENVVGHKPMVYRQLPAGGNAGLIVNNATWPMPSGYEKLKDVPFIESIMLDLPYISYPKRNTRDGIFNECFENPLEDCTLSTDHWFCYPAKVGTLLAFIYVHRDFMAHAITLCNLFEMAREKEYRGIKPDIVFVFGAKDSFPKVKTEFYEDKENDIMLGYISYGVEIDYFGYVKKMALTLHNLIMIKRGNLPIHGAMVNIVMNNGKSANVVIMGDSGAGKSECLEAFRSLSEDYVSDMTIVFDDMGVVTMNGGGKPLGFGTEIGAFVRLDDLDAGYAFKEIDRSIFMNPDKINARLVMPVASYKDIIKGYPIDLFLYANNYEEVKDGNEEINFFTNPIDAIDVCKRGARMAKGTTTELGLVTSYFANPFGPVQKQELVDVLIKQYFEEFFKTGVKVGQIRTSLGIKGQEKDGPKKAAKKLFELIIK; this is encoded by the coding sequence TTGAAAAAAGAATTTTCTCTAAGTAATGATAATGTATTGATAAATTTCACTGCAAAATACTGTAATAGTCCTGAAAAATTGTTAGAAAGTAATGGTTTTAAAAGAGTTTTTAACGCTTATCTTAAGAAAATAAAGAAGAAAAACTCAAATATCTATAAATATTTAATACAAAATGCTCACACAGAAAATGAGGATTTAGATGTTTTCGTGATACATTTGTTCAAACTCCTATCTGTATTAAATGTAAATGAAATTATAAATTTAAATACTAAATATAGCTCCCTTATAAATAGCAAAGATACTTTTATTGATTTTATAGAAGATTTTTATAGTTTTTGGAGAAAGCTTGAAAGATACACTGTAATTCAAAACAATAAAATTAATGAGGGCCTAGAGAAAACAAGCTTTATTGAGGCTAACAATGATTTTTCCATGCTTATACTTAATCTATATAGAAAAATTGAAGAGAATGTAGTTGGCCATAAACCTATGGTTTACAGACAACTGCCCGCAGGTGGTAATGCTGGTCTTATTGTTAATAATGCAACTTGGCCTATGCCCTCTGGATATGAAAAATTAAAAGACGTTCCCTTTATTGAATCAATAATGCTAGATTTACCTTATATAAGCTATCCTAAGAGAAACACTCGCGATGGTATTTTTAATGAATGTTTTGAAAACCCATTAGAGGATTGTACTCTAAGCACTGATCATTGGTTTTGTTACCCCGCTAAAGTAGGAACACTGCTTGCCTTCATATATGTTCACAGAGATTTTATGGCTCATGCAATAACTCTATGTAACCTATTTGAAATGGCAAGAGAAAAAGAATACAGGGGCATTAAACCGGATATAGTTTTTGTTTTTGGAGCTAAGGACTCTTTCCCTAAAGTCAAAACAGAATTTTATGAGGATAAGGAAAATGATATAATGCTTGGCTATATAAGCTATGGCGTTGAAATTGATTACTTCGGATATGTAAAAAAGATGGCCTTAACGCTTCATAACTTGATAATGATTAAACGAGGTAATTTACCAATCCATGGTGCTATGGTAAACATAGTTATGAATAATGGTAAAAGCGCAAATGTTGTTATTATGGGCGATAGTGGTGCGGGTAAATCCGAATGTTTAGAAGCCTTTAGAAGCTTAAGTGAAGATTACGTAAGTGACATGACCATAGTCTTTGATGATATGGGTGTTGTAACTATGAATGGCGGTGGAAAACCCTTAGGCTTTGGAACAGAAATTGGTGCGTTCGTAAGACTCGATGATTTAGATGCAGGCTATGCTTTTAAAGAAATTGATAGAAGTATATTTATGAATCCTGATAAAATTAATGCAAGACTTGTTATGCCTGTAGCAAGCTATAAAGATATTATTAAGGGATATCCTATAGATTTATTTCTCTATGCAAACAATTATGAAGAGGTAAAAGATGGCAATGAAGAAATTAATTTCTTCACAAATCCAATAGATGCTATTGATGTTTGCAAAAGAGGAGCAAGAATGGCAAAAGGCACCACTACAGAACTGGGTCTTGTAACCTCTTATTTTGCAAATCCTTTTGGACCTGTTCAAAAACAAGAACTAGTAGATGTACTTATAAAACAATACTTTGAAGAATTCTTCAAAACAGGAGTTAAAGTTGGACAAATTAGAACTTCCCTAGGCATAAAAGGTCAGGAAAAGGATGGACCTAAAAAAGCAGCTAAAAAATTATTTGAATTAATTATAAAGTAA
- a CDS encoding lactate utilization protein, whose amino-acid sequence MKEIHNWHNETIGLKTVDVLKKNGFSALYCKSGEEASEFIMNSVHKGDRVGFGGSMTVKKLGIQEKVKSVGGHVLDHGDPTLSLEEKMETMRGELLSDVFLCSSNAVTLEGELVNIDGVGNRVAAMSFGPKKVIVVVGVNKICKNEASAFERLEQIAAPMNCKRLDMPNPCTKTGVCSDCRADTRACRIYSVIKRKPMRTDITVVVIGEDFGF is encoded by the coding sequence ATGAAAGAGATTCATAATTGGCACAATGAGACCATAGGTTTAAAAACAGTAGATGTTCTTAAAAAGAATGGTTTTTCAGCTCTTTATTGCAAAAGTGGTGAGGAAGCTTCAGAATTTATAATGAATAGCGTACATAAGGGTGACCGAGTAGGTTTTGGTGGATCCATGACTGTAAAAAAACTTGGTATACAGGAAAAGGTAAAGTCAGTGGGAGGACATGTATTAGATCATGGTGACCCGACTTTATCATTAGAGGAAAAAATGGAAACCATGAGGGGGGAGCTCCTTTCTGATGTTTTTTTATGCAGTTCTAATGCTGTAACTTTAGAGGGCGAACTTGTAAACATTGATGGAGTAGGGAATAGAGTGGCGGCAATGAGCTTTGGACCCAAAAAAGTCATTGTTGTAGTGGGTGTTAATAAAATTTGTAAAAATGAAGCTTCTGCTTTTGAAAGACTAGAACAAATTGCGGCACCAATGAATTGTAAGAGACTAGATATGCCAAATCCTTGTACTAAAACTGGAGTTTGTAGCGACTGCAGAGCGGATACTAGAGCCTGTAGGATTTATTCTGTAATTAAAAGAAAGCCTATGAGAACTGATATTACAGTAGTTGTAATTGGTGAGGATTTCGGTTTTTAA
- a CDS encoding ABC transporter ATP-binding protein, which yields MSYIEIKQLTYYYPKDQKPVLRDINLQLDKGKILFVVGESGSGKSTLAKCISGAVPNFYGGTIQGSVDINGQGIIEMEHNKRSREVTMVFQDPESQLIMNKVDREIAFGLENVGVESSEIKRRIWEAMEFSNILDIANREINTLSGGQKQRVAITSAMVYLPNCIILDEPTSQLDPAAAEDVIALIKKINDELGITIIIIEQRIHKWFDIADEILVLSKGKIAFLGNKQEFYNQENDALQDFLPSYLKISKALDIVNMPCGLKDIRRTIEASTDEYKTPLLEKVLSSKEEIIKIENLCCKYEDILAIKDLNLSIKQGEFISILGANGGGKSTFLKSLMGLINYSGSIKVLKKSFAWGEDSKKLSKNNIMSFSGEYKEIKKLKIKDIAKIIGYVSQNPNDYISKETVYEELKFTLDNYNIKDNGVIEETLKALDIYKLMDKNPRDLSGGEIQRVAIASILVLKPKILLLDEPTRGLDGKVKKMLGEILLQLNKNGTSIILITHDVDFASEFCSRFLLMFNGEIVGDGNREEVLGSGIYYTTTINKIFRNRNTSIFTLKDFIASKSLAPLNKLMTPLNNKNLKVK from the coding sequence ATGTCATACATAGAAATTAAACAATTAACCTACTACTATCCAAAGGATCAGAAACCTGTATTACGAGATATAAATTTACAATTAGATAAAGGGAAGATTTTATTTGTTGTAGGAGAATCAGGCTCAGGTAAATCTACTTTAGCTAAATGTATTTCAGGAGCTGTACCAAATTTTTATGGAGGCACTATACAAGGTAGTGTAGACATAAACGGCCAAGGCATAATAGAAATGGAGCATAATAAAAGGTCCCGTGAAGTAACTATGGTTTTTCAAGATCCGGAAAGTCAGTTAATAATGAACAAGGTAGATAGGGAGATTGCTTTTGGACTAGAAAACGTGGGCGTAGAGAGTTCAGAAATCAAGAGAAGAATTTGGGAAGCCATGGAGTTTTCTAATATATTAGATATAGCCAATAGAGAAATTAACACTTTATCTGGTGGACAAAAGCAAAGAGTGGCAATAACCTCTGCAATGGTATATTTACCAAATTGTATCATTTTAGACGAGCCTACCTCACAATTGGATCCAGCTGCTGCGGAGGACGTTATTGCACTTATAAAAAAAATAAACGACGAGCTAGGTATTACTATTATTATCATTGAGCAGAGAATTCATAAATGGTTTGATATTGCAGATGAGATTCTTGTATTATCTAAAGGTAAAATAGCTTTTTTAGGAAATAAACAAGAGTTTTATAACCAAGAGAATGATGCACTACAGGACTTTTTGCCCAGTTATTTAAAGATATCCAAAGCCTTAGACATTGTTAATATGCCTTGTGGTTTAAAAGACATAAGAAGGACTATTGAAGCATCTACAGATGAATATAAAACTCCATTGTTAGAAAAAGTCTTATCTAGTAAGGAAGAAATTATAAAAATTGAAAATTTATGCTGTAAATATGAGGATATTTTAGCTATTAAAGATTTAAACCTTAGTATAAAACAAGGTGAATTTATTAGTATTTTGGGTGCTAATGGTGGGGGAAAAAGCACTTTTTTAAAATCACTTATGGGACTAATTAACTATAGTGGTAGCATTAAAGTGTTAAAAAAATCTTTTGCATGGGGGGAGGATAGCAAAAAATTATCTAAAAACAACATTATGAGTTTTAGCGGAGAGTATAAAGAGATTAAAAAACTTAAAATTAAGGATATAGCTAAGATTATAGGGTATGTTTCCCAAAATCCTAATGATTATATATCAAAAGAAACAGTTTACGAAGAATTAAAGTTTACTTTAGATAATTACAACATCAAAGATAATGGGGTTATAGAGGAAACACTAAAGGCTTTAGATATTTATAAATTAATGGATAAGAACCCAAGGGATCTTAGTGGTGGCGAGATTCAGAGAGTTGCCATAGCATCAATTTTGGTACTAAAGCCAAAGATTCTACTTTTAGATGAGCCCACTAGGGGGTTAGATGGAAAAGTAAAAAAAATGCTTGGTGAAATCTTACTACAATTGAATAAGAATGGTACTTCTATAATACTTATAACTCATGATGTGGATTTTGCATCAGAATTTTGCAGTAGATTTTTATTGATGTTTAATGGTGAAATAGTAGGAGATGGAAATAGGGAAGAGGTTCTTGGCAGTGGAATTTATTATACCACCACCATTAATAAGATTTTTAGAAATAGGAATACAAGTATTTTTACTTTAAAAGACTTTATAGCAAGTAAAAGTTTAGCACCCTTAAATAAATTAATGACACCTTTAAATAATAAAAATTTGAAGGTGAAATAA
- a CDS encoding DMT family transporter: MTNKRISHVMAIILMFIWSLSYLSIKVVSQEVSPTLSAFYRFALASIILFIILKVKFPEEKVLKVDKLKFALGGLFGVAIYFIFENYSVAYTSASNVAILIATIPVFTIFSQRIIYKEKLTYGKIFGATLSLVGIIIIIASKQRVSLLSKGNIGDLMALGAVFAWVIYNMVCSSFKGNYKVITITTYEIMWGSLFLSPSLFFSPLQIPSTKVVLNLIFLSIFCSCIGYVMYVHCLKDLGATVITTYINLQPIMSLVAAGIILHEVVTVWQVVGCIVIIVGVTLVSLDGKLFNFRKLKRV, from the coding sequence TTGACAAACAAAAGAATATCTCATGTAATGGCAATAATCTTAATGTTTATATGGAGCTTATCTTATTTAAGCATAAAGGTTGTATCACAAGAGGTAAGTCCTACATTATCAGCATTTTATAGATTTGCGTTAGCCTCAATTATTTTATTTATAATATTAAAAGTGAAATTTCCAGAAGAAAAAGTTTTAAAAGTGGACAAATTAAAATTTGCACTGGGCGGGCTTTTTGGAGTGGCCATATATTTTATATTTGAAAACTATTCTGTAGCGTACACCTCTGCATCAAATGTGGCAATTTTAATTGCTACTATACCTGTATTCACTATATTTTCTCAAAGAATAATATATAAAGAAAAACTTACATATGGAAAAATATTTGGTGCTACCTTAAGTTTAGTTGGTATTATAATAATAATTGCATCTAAGCAAAGAGTAAGCTTATTATCAAAAGGGAATATAGGAGACTTGATGGCACTTGGAGCAGTGTTCGCCTGGGTTATTTATAATATGGTTTGTAGTAGCTTTAAGGGAAATTATAAGGTTATCACAATAACTACTTATGAAATCATGTGGGGATCCTTATTTCTTAGTCCTTCTCTGTTTTTTAGTCCACTTCAAATTCCGTCTACAAAAGTTGTTTTAAATCTAATATTTTTATCTATTTTTTGCTCTTGCATAGGATATGTAATGTATGTCCATTGTCTAAAAGACCTTGGGGCAACTGTCATTACTACATATATAAATTTACAACCTATTATGAGTTTAGTTGCAGCTGGAATCATACTTCATGAAGTTGTTACAGTTTGGCAGGTAGTAGGGTGCATTGTCATAATAGTGGGAGTAACTTTAGTAAGTTTGGATGGAAAGTTGTTTAACTTCAGAAAACTTAAGAGGGTATGA
- a CDS encoding winged helix-turn-helix transcriptional regulator: MGDKPMKINNKEYSCAIELTLDIIGGKWKPIILWKLAKNDVLRFSELKRSMGGITQKMLTQQLRELEAYEMVHRKVYAEVPPKVEYSLTKQGKSVMPILDVMCKWGTDYFESVVSDKEE; encoded by the coding sequence ATGGGAGATAAACCAATGAAAATAAATAATAAAGAATACAGTTGTGCCATAGAGTTAACACTGGATATTATAGGTGGAAAATGGAAGCCAATTATTCTTTGGAAATTAGCAAAAAATGATGTATTAAGATTTAGCGAATTGAAGCGGTCTATGGGTGGCATAACACAAAAAATGCTAACACAACAGCTTAGAGAATTGGAAGCATATGAAATGGTTCATAGAAAAGTATATGCGGAAGTTCCTCCTAAAGTAGAATACTCTTTAACAAAACAAGGCAAAAGTGTAATGCCTATACTAGATGTTATGTGTAAGTGGGGAACAGATTATTTTGAAAGTGTTGTTTCTGACAAAGAAGAATAA
- a CDS encoding ECF transporter S component → MKKITMYFTFLIPVVLIALGIKFDHYINMSLSVTAAVFLIIFLSYFYFEKSSMGTKEIAVIATLSVFAAVSRIPFAAIMNVQPTTFLVALSGLVFGVYEGFLVGSTAAFISNIFLGQGPYTPWQMLAWGIVGAISGLIGKSSKKLSVEKFAIICFLYGFLFDWIMNLWSVLVILDPISIKGIFTIYLTSITADVMHAVGNFIFTMIFYESFYKVLTRFKSKLDITYIKNIKK, encoded by the coding sequence ATGAAGAAAATTACAATGTATTTTACATTTTTAATTCCAGTGGTATTAATAGCACTAGGTATTAAATTCGATCATTATATTAATATGTCTTTAAGTGTAACTGCGGCTGTGTTTTTAATAATTTTTTTAAGCTATTTTTATTTTGAAAAAAGTTCTATGGGTACTAAAGAAATAGCAGTTATAGCTACCTTAAGCGTATTTGCAGCAGTTAGTAGAATTCCCTTTGCAGCTATAATGAATGTGCAGCCAACAACCTTTCTAGTAGCCTTATCTGGATTAGTTTTTGGGGTTTATGAGGGGTTTTTAGTTGGAAGTACAGCAGCGTTTATTTCAAATATTTTCCTTGGCCAAGGACCTTACACCCCTTGGCAAATGCTAGCCTGGGGTATCGTTGGTGCCATATCAGGGTTAATAGGTAAAAGTAGCAAAAAACTTTCTGTAGAAAAATTTGCAATTATATGTTTTCTATATGGTTTTTTGTTTGATTGGATAATGAATCTATGGTCTGTGCTTGTAATTTTAGATCCAATTAGTATAAAAGGCATTTTTACCATATATTTAACCAGCATTACAGCTGATGTAATGCATGCGGTGGGAAATTTCATTTTTACCATGATTTTCTATGAAAGCTTTTACAAGGTATTAACAAGATTTAAAAGTAAATTAGACATTACTTATATTAAAAACATTAAAAAGTAA
- a CDS encoding NUDIX hydrolase: MRNKIEQIFKNRNSKPIGQFKESAVMILLMEDEAGELDLIFEVRALKLRSQPGDVCLPGGKVEEDENPRETSIRETMEELNLERDQIEVIGDMDYYISPYGNIMYAFVGKLKYGQINPSVDEVNHIFKVPLKFFLENEPLLYKMEIGPVNQDGFPFHLINGGKDYNFRKGYMDEYFYEYNDYIIWGFTAQIIKSFIEVLQNSSSI, from the coding sequence ATGAGAAATAAGATAGAACAAATATTTAAAAATAGAAATTCTAAGCCAATAGGCCAATTTAAAGAAAGTGCAGTTATGATATTACTTATGGAGGATGAGGCTGGAGAATTAGACCTGATATTTGAGGTGCGTGCTCTTAAATTAAGGAGTCAGCCAGGAGATGTCTGCCTGCCTGGTGGAAAAGTGGAAGAAGATGAGAACCCAAGGGAAACTTCTATAAGAGAAACCATGGAAGAATTAAATTTAGAAAGAGATCAAATTGAGGTTATAGGAGACATGGATTATTATATAAGCCCCTATGGAAATATAATGTATGCATTTGTTGGAAAACTTAAATATGGACAAATAAACCCAAGCGTTGATGAAGTAAATCACATATTTAAAGTTCCATTAAAATTCTTTTTGGAGAATGAGCCACTGCTTTATAAAATGGAAATAGGACCTGTAAATCAAGACGGTTTTCCCTTTCATTTAATAAATGGTGGGAAAGACTATAATTTTAGAAAAGGGTATATGGATGAATATTTTTATGAATATAATGACTATATAATATGGGGTTTCACAGCGCAGATTATTAAAAGCTTTATTGAGGTTTTGCAAAATAGTAGCAGTATTTAA
- a CDS encoding MFS transporter: MKRISALLDPYRGLPKEIYVIFVSRIINAMGCFVMPLLTLILTEKIGLSKEISGAYISVSGLLFMPAAIIGGKLTDIIGRKKVIIIFDFLSAMLYIVCGFMNPSINMIYVLMIASMSMAIAGPAHDALIADLTTPKNRDGAYALSYMGWNIGFAIGPIIGGLLYENYLPLIFIGDAVTALISLSLIFIFIKETIHLTKQEVTGEGRHLETREEGTIISVLLKRPILIYFAICTLGYNFVYSQWSFMMPIHSAQNFLSLGAKYYGLMAGFNGLIVMFFTPLITKMSENTKHIRKMIYGGLLYAFGFGMLGILNTLPFFFVSVFIFTLGEIILSISIAPFIANHTPMSHRGRMNAVLPIIFGMGYTLGPITMGKALGYISIESAWLILGMIAFISSIFMCMLEKYDEKEKKKKRDIFTIVG; encoded by the coding sequence ATGAAGAGAATATCAGCATTACTTGATCCTTATAGAGGATTACCCAAAGAAATATATGTAATTTTTGTTTCAAGAATTATAAATGCTATGGGCTGCTTTGTCATGCCATTACTTACCCTTATTCTTACAGAAAAAATTGGGTTGTCTAAGGAGATCTCAGGAGCTTACATTAGTGTATCTGGATTATTATTTATGCCTGCAGCTATTATTGGTGGTAAGTTAACTGATATTATTGGCAGGAAAAAAGTTATTATTATATTTGATTTCTTATCTGCAATGCTGTATATTGTTTGTGGATTTATGAACCCATCTATAAATATGATTTACGTATTAATGATTGCCTCTATGAGTATGGCTATAGCTGGTCCAGCTCATGACGCCCTTATAGCCGATTTAACTACCCCTAAAAATAGGGATGGTGCTTATGCGTTATCTTATATGGGTTGGAATATTGGGTTCGCCATAGGTCCAATCATTGGTGGACTTCTCTATGAAAATTATTTACCACTTATATTTATAGGGGATGCAGTAACTGCACTTATATCCCTTAGTTTAATATTTATTTTCATCAAAGAAACTATACATCTTACAAAACAAGAGGTTACAGGGGAAGGTAGACATTTAGAAACCAGAGAAGAAGGAACCATAATATCTGTGTTATTAAAAAGACCAATTCTCATATATTTTGCAATATGCACTTTGGGATACAATTTTGTTTATTCCCAGTGGTCGTTTATGATGCCCATACACTCAGCTCAAAATTTTTTAAGCCTGGGCGCCAAATATTATGGTTTAATGGCTGGATTTAATGGATTAATAGTTATGTTTTTTACTCCACTTATAACTAAAATGTCAGAAAACACGAAACATATTAGAAAGATGATTTATGGAGGTCTTTTATATGCATTTGGATTTGGCATGCTAGGCATTTTAAATACACTACCTTTCTTTTTTGTATCTGTTTTCATATTTACTTTAGGTGAAATTATTTTATCAATAAGTATTGCACCCTTTATTGCAAATCACACACCTATGTCCCATAGAGGTAGAATGAATGCCGTTCTTCCCATAATCTTTGGCATGGGCTATACTCTAGGACCCATAACCATGGGCAAAGCCTTAGGATATATCAGTATAGAATCTGCCTGGCTCATTTTAGGTATGATAGCCTTTATATCATCGATATTTATGTGTATGCTTGAAAAGTATGACGAAAAAGAAAAGAAAAAGAAAAGAGATATTTTCACCATCGTCGGCTAA
- a CDS encoding ArsR/SmtB family transcription factor — MNKDFQQYTEIAELLKALAHPVRICIIRGLMNKGSCNVSYMQDCLNLPQSTISQHLQKLKALGIIQGERNGLQINYKICNQTIINIVNAMFPDEP, encoded by the coding sequence ATGAATAAAGATTTTCAGCAATATACAGAAATCGCAGAATTATTAAAAGCTCTTGCCCATCCTGTGAGAATATGTATTATCAGAGGGCTTATGAACAAGGGAAGTTGCAATGTTAGCTATATGCAGGATTGCCTAAACCTTCCTCAATCCACCATTTCTCAACACCTTCAAAAACTAAAAGCTTTAGGAATTATCCAAGGTGAAAGAAATGGACTACAAATTAATTATAAAATTTGTAATCAGACCATAATAAATATAGTTAATGCAATGTTTCCTGATGAACCTTAA
- a CDS encoding energy-coupling factor transporter transmembrane component T family protein, translating into MQNKNSKIHVITAALIGINLLIITFLCKNPILLLLIFMFCAFTLVYSGNIEKLKNGFRYFVPFSILAIVVNMIFVAQGNTTLFYLFGEKFTLEALLYGVILSFKLLVVIYLFAVAGIIIDSDVAASYFSSKIPKSTLTIMISLKIFPNMKNRIVNLKEVYSIRGVDFESKKLKQRIKSNIPVLSVLLEDSLEGAFDIGEAAYVRGFLSGERSVYDKPKLQIKDYLLIGASIVTLLFYLILNIRGIDNFDIYMKVSFSQLINYWILGVIILLIIIATMLIEVLKNNAIGRKSNVIHRN; encoded by the coding sequence ATGCAAAATAAAAACAGTAAAATTCATGTTATAACAGCGGCTTTAATAGGTATAAATTTGCTTATAATAACCTTTTTGTGTAAAAATCCGATTTTGCTACTATTAATTTTTATGTTTTGTGCCTTTACTTTGGTTTATAGCGGAAATATAGAAAAGCTTAAAAATGGATTTAGATATTTTGTTCCATTTTCCATTTTAGCTATAGTAGTTAATATGATTTTTGTGGCACAGGGAAATACTACTCTCTTTTATCTTTTTGGAGAAAAATTCACACTGGAGGCATTGCTTTATGGGGTTATATTGTCCTTTAAACTTTTAGTGGTAATTTATTTGTTTGCAGTAGCTGGAATAATTATAGATTCTGACGTGGCTGCCTCATATTTTTCTTCTAAGATACCAAAATCTACATTAACAATAATGATTAGTCTAAAAATATTCCCTAATATGAAAAATAGAATTGTAAACTTAAAAGAAGTATATAGCATACGGGGTGTAGATTTTGAAAGCAAAAAGCTTAAACAAAGAATCAAAAGTAATATACCAGTGCTATCAGTTTTATTAGAAGATTCTCTAGAAGGAGCTTTTGATATAGGGGAAGCAGCTTATGTGAGAGGATTTTTAAGTGGAGAAAGAAGTGTATATGATAAGCCTAAACTCCAAATAAAAGATTATTTATTAATTGGAGCAAGCATAGTCACATTGCTTTTCTATTTAATATTAAATATAAGGGGTATAGATAACTTTGATATATATATGAAGGTTAGTTTTTCACAACTTATTAATTACTGGATTTTAGGTGTTATAATTTTACTAATTATAATAGCAACTATGCTAATTGAGGTACTAAAAAATAATGCTATAGGGAGAAAATCAAATGTCATACATAGAAATTAA
- a CDS encoding D-alanyl-D-alanine carboxypeptidase family protein, whose product MKRINRLLLFALVFTLIFSTTVFAAVKPPELIGKAAISVDIDTKEIIYTKNIDNKMYPASITKLITALLLAENKKSTDNLTYTASAKAQPAFSYNLNIHPVAVGDTMSADNVMDGLLLYSGNDIAYMIADNVGGNEVNFAKMMNAEAAKLGMKGSHFITPNGLDDKNDQHFTTPYDLTILGRAAYKNDRVRESMAKKTSKIKSTNGPEAIVENRNKLLGVDGNIGGKTGYTIKAGRCLVSIYERNGRHIIGVVMNSENDPKDTKVFEDMQKLIDWSYAAKKDVLVKKDTVVKTISSSYKVIPFIGPERIVNIPLESKEDVTSYTNDVKPETIVSAKGINPWKLSKDTSVGTLDYKQRDSQKSYKLYPMISKSTLIKDNIVIYSIVGILLVVVLALIVLLISSIRRRKNRGGRRMSFKRR is encoded by the coding sequence TTGAAAAGAATAAACAGACTTTTATTATTTGCACTAGTATTTACACTAATTTTTTCTACAACTGTTTTTGCTGCTGTTAAACCGCCGGAATTAATTGGTAAAGCTGCTATTTCTGTAGATATAGATACTAAAGAAATTATTTACACTAAAAACATTGATAATAAGATGTACCCTGCAAGTATTACTAAGCTTATTACAGCCTTGCTACTTGCTGAAAATAAGAAATCAACTGACAATTTGACCTATACAGCATCTGCAAAAGCACAACCAGCTTTTTCTTATAACCTAAATATTCATCCTGTAGCAGTGGGTGATACTATGTCCGCTGACAACGTAATGGATGGACTTCTTCTTTATTCTGGAAATGATATCGCATATATGATTGCAGATAACGTTGGTGGAAATGAAGTTAATTTTGCTAAAATGATGAATGCCGAGGCTGCGAAGCTAGGAATGAAAGGCTCTCACTTTATCACCCCAAATGGCTTGGATGATAAAAATGATCAACATTTTACAACCCCTTATGACTTAACTATATTAGGTAGAGCTGCTTACAAAAACGATAGAGTACGGGAATCTATGGCTAAAAAAACTAGCAAAATAAAATCTACTAATGGCCCTGAAGCTATTGTTGAAAATAGAAATAAACTCCTTGGGGTAGATGGTAACATAGGTGGTAAAACTGGCTATACAATAAAAGCTGGAAGATGTTTAGTTTCTATATACGAACGTAACGGTCGCCATATTATAGGCGTTGTTATGAATTCTGAGAATGACCCAAAAGATACAAAAGTCTTTGAGGATATGCAAAAACTAATTGACTGGAGTTATGCCGCTAAAAAAGATGTACTTGTTAAAAAAGATACTGTAGTAAAAACAATCTCTTCATCCTATAAGGTTATTCCATTCATAGGACCAGAAAGAATAGTTAATATTCCATTAGAGTCAAAAGAAGACGTGACTTCTTATACTAATGATGTCAAACCAGAAACTATTGTTAGTGCTAAGGGCATAAATCCGTGGAAGCTTAGTAAAGATACCTCTGTTGGGACTTTAGATTATAAACAAAGAGACTCTCAAAAGAGCTACAAGTTATATCCAATGATTTCAAAATCTACTCTTATTAAAGACAACATAGTAATATATTCCATTGTTGGTATTTTACTGGTTGTGGTTTTAGCTTTAATTGTGTTACTAATTTCTTCAATTAGAAGACGTAAAAACCGTGGTGGTAGAAGAATGAGTTTTAAAAGGAGATAA